In a single window of the Lagenorhynchus albirostris chromosome 19, mLagAlb1.1, whole genome shotgun sequence genome:
- the CEBPA gene encoding CCAAT/enhancer-binding protein alpha, with product MESADFYEAEPRPPMSSHLQSPPHAPSSAAFGFLRGAGTAQPPAPPAAPEPLGGICEHETSIDISAYIDPAAFNDEFLADLFQHSRQQEKAKAAAAPAGGGGDFDYPGAPVGPGGAVMPGGAHGPPPGYGCSAAGYLDGRLEPLYERVGAPALRPLVIKQEPREEDEAKQLALAGLFPYQPPPPPPPQHSHPPPAHLAAPHLQFQIAHCGQTTMHLQPGHPTPPPTPVPSPHPAPALGAAGLPGPGGALKGLAVGHPDIRAGGGGGGGGGGGGAGKGKKSVDKNSNEYRVRRERNNIAVRKSRDKAKQRNVETQQKVLELTSDNDRLRKRVEQLSRELDTLRGIFRQLPESSLVKAMGNCA from the coding sequence ATGGAGTCGGCCGACTTCTACGAGGCGGAGCCGCGGCCCCCGATGAGCAGCCACCTCCAGAGCCCCCCGCACGCGCCCAGCAGCGCCGCTTTCGGCTTTCTCCGGGGCGCGGGTACCgcgcagcccccagccccacctgccgcCCCGGAGCCGCTGGGCGGCATCTGCGAACACGAGACGTCCATCGACATCAGCGCCTACATCGACCCGGCCGCCTTCAACGACGAGTTCCTGGCCGACCTGTTCCAGCACAGCCGGCAGCAGGAGAAGGCCAAGGCGGCCGCGGCCCCCGCAGGAGGCGGCGGCGACTTTGACTACCCGGGCGCCCCCGTGGGCCCCGGCGGCGCCGTCATGCCCGGAGGGGCGCACGGCCCCCCGCCCGGCTACGGCTGCTCGGCGGCCGGCTACCTGGACGGCAGGCTGGAACCCCTGTACGAGCGCGTCGGGGCGCCGGCTCTACGGCCGCTGGTGATCAAGCAGGAGCCGCGCGAGGAGGACGAGGCGAAGCAGCTGGCGCTGGCCGGCCTCTTTCCCTACcagcctccgccgccgccgccaccacaGCACTCACACCCGCCGCCTGCTCACCTGGCCGCCCCGCACCTGCAGTTCCAGATCGCGCACTGCGGCCAGACCACCATGCACCTGCAGCCCGGCCACCCCACGCCGCCGCCCACGCCCGTGCCCAGCCCGCACCCAGCGCCCGCGCTCGGCGCCGCTGGCCTGCCAGGCCCCGGCGGCGCGCTCAAGGGGCTGGCCGTCGGGCACCCAGACATccgcgcgggcggcggcggcggcggcggcggcggcggcggcggcgcgggcaaAGGCAAGAAGTCCGTGGACAAGAACAGCAACGAGTACCGGGTGCGGCGCGAGCGCAACAACATCGCGGTGCGCAAGAGCCGGGACAAGGCCAAGCAGCGCAACGTGGAGACGCAGCAGAAGGTGCTGGAGCTGACCAGTGACAATGACCGCCTGCGCAAGCGGGTGGAACAACTGAGCCGCGAACTGGACACGCTGCGGGGCATCTTCCGCCAGCTGCCTGAGAGCTCCCTGGTCAAGGCCATGGGCAACTGCGCGTGA